In Sulfurimonas hongkongensis, the following proteins share a genomic window:
- the flgK gene encoding flagellar hook-associated protein FlgK: MASIFNALHIGYTGLQVAQTGINTTGHNISNAEVEGYSRQRVVAKAATPLSTYPGNVGNGAEVQDIKRIFDNFVFDRYSAVSRDKEYSDFEKKTLDELSTYFPEIDGVGIKADLTKYYDMWQTFADNPDNDAIKLALTTQTETLTQHISSTQNQVKSLQSQLNDQLSVNINEVNSIAQKIADINKSIDIAEAGDTFTANDLRDQRNVLERSLSKLIGAEVNSGELTSNIQIDSSSNTKTGSYSIHVNGFNIVDGNTHHPIHISNEDNPNGFYEVAYERQDGTLIPMDEKINGGVVGSILNLRGGSIDTTSGMPTDGVIQNVISQMDAFAKGLIESTNNIYARAATTKMESNETTLNSTDAIMNSLNINEGTFSVVVYDIDGNVTSSRDITINQATTMTGAVGSNSIQGQLEAQKDDNADGNANNDIDDFISFNWASFKNGKSGMELTLDPAAESKGYTFALHDTLKNDSYKSGTNFAGAMGLNRYFDGDDAQSIELNYAIANDPTLVSAGQTPSSGDNVVALNMVQHQYEKFDFQVGSQKYDLTTYAMFDLTATEVGSKTMAATLRNETITTQFRATEMEYDSVSKVSIDEEMTNLIKYQTSYGAAAKVITTVDQMMTTLLGIKQ; the protein is encoded by the coding sequence ATGGCATCTATATTTAACGCATTGCATATTGGTTATACAGGGTTACAAGTAGCTCAAACAGGTATCAATACGACTGGGCATAATATTTCAAACGCAGAAGTTGAGGGTTATAGCAGACAAAGAGTTGTCGCAAAAGCAGCTACTCCACTTAGTACGTACCCTGGAAATGTTGGAAATGGTGCTGAGGTTCAAGATATCAAAAGAATCTTTGATAACTTTGTTTTTGATAGATATAGTGCAGTATCTAGAGATAAAGAGTATAGTGATTTTGAGAAAAAAACTCTAGATGAACTCTCAACTTATTTTCCAGAGATCGACGGAGTTGGTATAAAAGCTGACTTGACAAAGTATTATGATATGTGGCAAACATTTGCTGATAACCCTGATAATGATGCGATAAAACTAGCACTTACAACTCAGACAGAGACGCTAACACAACACATTTCATCTACGCAAAATCAAGTAAAGTCTCTCCAAAGTCAACTAAATGACCAACTTAGCGTAAATATAAATGAAGTTAATTCTATAGCTCAAAAGATAGCGGATATAAACAAGTCAATAGATATTGCAGAAGCTGGGGATACATTTACAGCAAATGACTTAAGAGACCAAAGAAATGTCTTAGAGAGAAGCTTATCTAAACTTATTGGGGCTGAAGTAAACTCAGGAGAATTAACATCAAATATACAAATAGATAGTTCATCAAATACAAAAACAGGAAGTTATAGCATCCATGTAAATGGCTTTAATATAGTAGATGGAAACACGCATCACCCTATACATATCTCTAATGAAGATAATCCAAATGGCTTTTATGAAGTGGCATATGAGAGGCAAGATGGTACTCTTATACCTATGGATGAAAAAATTAATGGCGGAGTTGTAGGCTCAATACTGAATCTTCGTGGAGGATCTATTGATACGACTAGTGGCATGCCAACTGATGGAGTTATCCAAAATGTAATATCTCAAATGGACGCTTTTGCAAAAGGACTTATAGAGTCAACTAACAACATTTACGCAAGAGCTGCTACAACCAAAATGGAGTCAAATGAGACAACTTTAAATTCTACAGATGCTATTATGAACTCACTAAATATAAATGAAGGCACTTTTAGCGTAGTAGTATATGATATAGATGGAAATGTAACATCATCTAGAGATATAACTATAAATCAGGCAACTACTATGACTGGAGCAGTTGGTTCAAACTCTATCCAAGGTCAATTAGAAGCACAAAAGGATGACAATGCCGATGGTAACGCTAACAATGATATAGATGACTTTATAAGCTTTAATTGGGCGTCGTTTAAAAATGGAAAAAGTGGAATGGAGCTTACTCTTGATCCTGCTGCAGAGTCAAAAGGTTACACTTTTGCTCTTCATGATACTTTAAAAAATGACTCTTATAAATCAGGAACTAACTTTGCAGGAGCTATGGGGTTAAACAGATATTTTGATGGAGATGATGCACAAAGTATAGAACTAAATTATGCAATAGCCAACGATCCTACTTTGGTATCGGCTGGACAAACTCCTTCATCTGGAGATAATGTTGTAGCACTAAACATGGTTCAACATCAGTATGAAAAATTTGATTTTCAAGTTGGTTCTCAAAAGTATGATCTAACAACTTATGCTATGTTTGATTTAACAGCTACAGAAGTTGGTAGTAAAACTATGGCGGCAACTCTAAGAAATGAGACTATTACAACGCAATTTAGAGCTACAGAGATGGAGTATGATTCAGTCTCTAAAGTTAGTATAGATGAAGAGATGACAAACTTAATTAAATATCAAACTTCATATGGTGCTGCTGCAAAGGTTATTACTACAGTTGATCAAATGATGACTACACTTCTTGGCATCAAGCAATAA
- a CDS encoding flagellar basal body P-ring protein FlgI, with protein MKIFLLLLLTLSTIWATKINDVANIVGVRENQIIGYSLVVGLQKTGDGTTSKFTLQSISNMLKAMNIDMNPIDIKSKNVAAVVVTANLAPFARQGDKFDITVSSIGDAKSLEGGTLLMTPLKGVDGKIYALAQGHISIGGKNTRGAGSESHPTVGIVYEGGFVEREINIDLYNQEYANLSLKESNFKNSVAIQRAINDFYNTQVAVAMDPRTIRLKKPQNKSMIEFLAEVQGIDMDYKPKNKIIINERTGTIIAGVNIEVKPVVLTHGDITIKILEQDNLSQPEGALTVDNDLVIGLNQNELYTKRGTTTVANVVRSLQKLGATPKDIIAILEAMKSAGSISAQLKVM; from the coding sequence ATGAAAATTTTTCTACTTCTCTTACTTACACTAAGTACTATTTGGGCTACTAAAATAAATGATGTTGCTAATATTGTAGGTGTTCGTGAAAATCAGATTATCGGTTACTCTCTTGTAGTTGGTCTTCAAAAAACAGGAGATGGGACTACTTCAAAGTTTACACTCCAGTCCATCTCAAATATGTTAAAAGCCATGAATATTGACATGAATCCTATAGATATCAAATCAAAAAATGTCGCCGCTGTTGTTGTAACTGCAAATTTAGCTCCCTTTGCTAGACAAGGAGATAAGTTTGATATAACAGTCTCCTCCATCGGGGATGCAAAATCACTAGAGGGTGGAACACTTTTGATGACTCCACTAAAAGGTGTTGATGGGAAAATTTACGCACTTGCTCAAGGTCATATAAGCATCGGTGGAAAAAACACTAGAGGAGCAGGAAGTGAGTCGCACCCAACGGTAGGAATAGTATATGAGGGCGGATTTGTAGAGCGAGAGATAAACATAGATCTCTACAATCAAGAGTACGCAAACCTTTCACTAAAGGAGTCAAACTTTAAAAACAGTGTAGCAATCCAAAGAGCTATAAATGATTTTTACAACACTCAAGTTGCAGTTGCTATGGATCCAAGAACAATTCGCCTAAAAAAACCACAAAACAAGAGTATGATAGAGTTTTTAGCTGAGGTTCAAGGCATAGATATGGATTACAAACCTAAAAACAAAATCATCATAAATGAGAGAACAGGAACTATAATTGCTGGAGTCAATATAGAAGTAAAGCCTGTAGTTTTAACTCATGGAGATATAACTATAAAGATACTTGAGCAAGATAACTTGTCACAACCAGAGGGTGCTTTGACGGTGGATAATGACTTAGTCATTGGATTAAACCAAAATGAACTTTATACAAAAAGAGGAACTACTACTGTAGCAAATGTAGTTCGTTCACTTCAAAAGTTAGGAGCTACTCCAAAAGATATCATAGCTATACTTGAAGCTATGAAGAGTGCTGGAAGCATCTCAGCACAATTAAAGGTTATGTAA
- a CDS encoding ABC transporter permease has product MPKVSIAILFCIFTFSFFGSIFYGVDAYALQSNSILVPPSLEHPLGTDRLGRDILARLIEGGKISLIIGVGSAFIASMIGLILGSMAGYFRGAVDKSFVIIVDLFLTFPTFFLLLALVSYVNASAWVLIIIISITGWMTTARLIRSESFSITSQPYVKILNIAKVSKIKILFKYYTPLLAPIYFVSFTFGVGGAILAESGLSFLGLGIVAPQMSWGTILSGGKEVIEIAWWVSFFPGLMIFLVTFSLINISNYLQQLTNQKQIQS; this is encoded by the coding sequence ATGCCAAAAGTTAGCATCGCAATTCTGTTTTGCATCTTTACTTTTTCTTTTTTTGGCTCTATTTTTTATGGAGTTGATGCTTACGCACTACAAAGTAACTCTATACTTGTTCCTCCATCACTAGAACATCCCCTAGGAACTGATAGACTAGGCAGAGATATATTAGCTAGACTTATAGAGGGTGGAAAAATCTCACTTATCATTGGTGTTGGTAGTGCTTTTATAGCTTCCATGATAGGTTTGATACTTGGCTCGATGGCAGGCTACTTTAGAGGAGCAGTTGATAAATCTTTTGTCATTATAGTTGATCTTTTTTTAACGTTTCCTACATTTTTTTTACTTCTTGCTCTTGTGAGTTATGTAAATGCCTCTGCATGGGTTTTAATAATTATCATCTCCATCACAGGTTGGATGACAACTGCTAGACTTATCCGCTCAGAGAGTTTTAGCATCACAAGCCAACCATATGTAAAGATACTAAACATAGCAAAAGTATCTAAAATAAAGATACTTTTTAAGTACTACACACCTCTTTTAGCTCCCATCTACTTTGTAAGCTTTACTTTTGGAGTTGGCGGAGCAATACTCGCAGAGTCAGGACTTAGTTTTTTAGGTCTTGGCATTGTAGCTCCTCAGATGAGTTGGGGTACAATTTTAAGCGGAGGAAAAGAGGTTATAGAGATAGCGTGGTGGGTTAGTTTTTTTCCAGGTTTGATGATATTTTTAGTAACCTTTTCACTTATAAATATCTCTAACTATCTCCAACAACTCACAAATCAAAAACAGATACAGAGCTAA
- a CDS encoding rod-binding protein → MYSNSIDAQAQMMSKNMNIPKIDENSKEDKLREQTDAFESVILKMLMDNAMKDEKNLFTEQNDPGEKIYKSMYRDELAKASAGGFGFSQMLYDFLSEKR, encoded by the coding sequence ATGTATAGTAACTCTATAGACGCACAAGCCCAGATGATGTCTAAAAATATGAATATTCCTAAGATAGATGAAAATTCTAAAGAAGACAAACTAAGAGAACAGACTGATGCTTTTGAATCTGTAATACTTAAGATGCTGATGGACAATGCTATGAAAGATGAGAAAAATCTCTTTACCGAGCAAAATGATCCAGGTGAGAAGATTTATAAGTCCATGTACAGAGACGAGCTTGCAAAAGCAAGTGCTGGTGGATTTGGTTTTTCACAGATGCTTTATGACTTTTTGAGCGAGAAACGCTAG
- a CDS encoding flagellar biosynthesis anti-sigma factor FlgM has translation MISQLNSSAIRSLHASNFGESKEAGKTNTNITKQGDTSKIERIKEAIDSGEYKINLEELSKKIAQELL, from the coding sequence ATGATTTCTCAACTAAATAGTTCTGCTATTCGCAGTTTGCACGCTAGTAATTTTGGTGAGTCAAAAGAAGCTGGTAAAACTAATACAAATATAACAAAACAAGGTGATACGAGCAAAATCGAGCGTATAAAAGAAGCGATTGATTCGGGTGAGTATAAAATCAACCTAGAAGAACTCTCAAAAAAGATAGCACAAGAGTTACTTTAG